Proteins from one Stenotrophomonas aracearum genomic window:
- the kdpB gene encoding potassium-transporting ATPase subunit KdpB has translation MSTYPLNATSTRRPRLLDGAGLRRALRDAVVKLSPRHLLHSPVMAVVMVGTLVSLLVTLTGNAPLGFGLAVTAILLLTVLFGNFAEAVAEARGRGQAASLRRARQDLSARRLAAAHAGASETQVPAAELRPGDHVIVSAGELVPADGEIVHGLATINEAAVTGESAPVLREAGTDRSGVIGGTKVLSDQIIVKITAEPGHSFLDRMIALVEGANRQKTPNEVALTLLLAAMTLTFLVVVATLPAIGAFVGVKVDPLLLIALLVCLIPTTIGGLLPAIGIAGMNRALAANILAKSGKAVEVAGDVDVLLLDKTGTITHGDRQASHFHALAGIEATQLREAALLSSLADPTPEGKSIVRLAREQGCTTSEPDKAEYLAFSAQTRMSGVDLDGGRRIRKGAADAITAYVRELGGSVPAELAGRVEQVARNGATPLVVCEGRHVLGVIELSDVVKHGMREKFAQLRAMGIRTVMITGDNPLTAAAIAAEAGVDDYIAEARPEDKLARIRAEQAGGRLVAMVGDGTNDAPALAQADIGLAMNSGTQAAKEAGNMVDLDSDPTKLLAVVEVGKQQLITRGALTTFSLANDVSKYFAILPALFAATLPAMATLNVMQLSSPRNAVLAALIFNALVIPALIPLALRGVRFRPATATALLRRNMLVYGLGGVLLPFAAIKLIDLFLFSVFGA, from the coding sequence ATGAGTACCTATCCCTTGAATGCAACTTCCACCCGCCGCCCACGCCTGCTTGATGGCGCCGGCCTGCGCCGGGCACTGCGCGATGCGGTGGTCAAGCTGTCGCCGCGCCACCTGCTGCACAGCCCGGTGATGGCGGTAGTGATGGTGGGCACGCTGGTCAGCCTGCTGGTCACGCTCACCGGCAACGCGCCGCTGGGCTTCGGCCTGGCGGTGACCGCCATCCTGCTGCTGACCGTGCTGTTCGGCAATTTCGCCGAAGCGGTGGCCGAAGCGCGCGGTCGTGGCCAGGCTGCGTCGCTGCGCCGTGCACGCCAGGACCTGAGCGCACGTCGCCTTGCAGCCGCGCATGCCGGTGCCAGTGAAACCCAGGTACCGGCCGCCGAGCTGCGCCCGGGCGACCATGTGATCGTCAGTGCCGGCGAGCTGGTGCCTGCCGACGGCGAGATCGTGCACGGCCTGGCCACCATCAACGAAGCGGCGGTGACCGGCGAGTCGGCCCCGGTGCTGCGCGAGGCCGGCACCGACCGCAGCGGCGTGATCGGCGGCACCAAGGTGCTCTCCGACCAGATCATCGTGAAGATCACCGCCGAGCCGGGGCACAGTTTCCTGGACCGCATGATTGCGCTGGTGGAAGGCGCCAACCGGCAGAAGACGCCGAACGAGGTGGCCCTGACCCTGCTGCTGGCGGCGATGACGCTGACCTTCCTGGTGGTGGTGGCCACGCTGCCGGCGATCGGTGCGTTCGTCGGGGTGAAGGTCGACCCGCTGCTGCTGATCGCGCTGCTGGTGTGCCTGATTCCGACCACCATCGGTGGGCTGCTGCCGGCGATTGGCATTGCCGGCATGAACCGTGCGCTGGCCGCCAACATCCTGGCCAAGAGCGGCAAGGCGGTGGAAGTGGCCGGCGACGTGGACGTGCTGCTGCTCGACAAGACCGGCACCATCACCCACGGCGACCGCCAGGCCAGCCACTTCCACGCGCTGGCCGGAATCGAGGCGACCCAGCTGCGCGAAGCGGCGCTGCTGTCCTCGCTGGCCGACCCGACCCCGGAGGGCAAATCCATCGTGCGCCTTGCGCGTGAGCAGGGTTGCACCACGAGCGAGCCTGACAAGGCGGAGTACCTCGCCTTCAGCGCGCAGACCCGCATGTCCGGCGTGGACCTGGACGGCGGCCGGCGCATCCGCAAGGGCGCCGCCGATGCGATCACCGCGTATGTGCGTGAGCTGGGCGGCAGCGTGCCGGCCGAGCTGGCCGGGCGGGTGGAACAGGTGGCGCGAAATGGCGCGACCCCGCTGGTGGTATGCGAAGGGCGCCACGTACTGGGCGTGATCGAGCTGAGCGACGTGGTCAAGCACGGCATGCGCGAGAAGTTCGCGCAGCTGCGCGCGATGGGCATCCGCACGGTGATGATCACCGGCGACAACCCGCTCACCGCTGCGGCCATTGCGGCCGAAGCGGGCGTGGACGACTACATCGCCGAGGCGCGCCCGGAAGACAAACTGGCCCGGATCCGCGCCGAGCAGGCCGGTGGACGGCTGGTGGCGATGGTCGGCGACGGCACCAACGATGCGCCCGCGCTGGCCCAGGCCGACATCGGTCTGGCGATGAACTCCGGCACCCAGGCGGCGAAGGAAGCCGGCAACATGGTGGACCTGGATTCGGACCCGACCAAGCTGCTGGCGGTGGTGGAAGTGGGCAAGCAGCAGCTGATCACGCGCGGCGCGCTGACCACGTTCTCGCTGGCCAACGATGTCTCCAAGTACTTCGCGATCCTGCCGGCGTTGTTCGCGGCGACGTTGCCGGCGATGGCGACGTTGAACGTGATGCAGCTGTCCAGCCCGCGCAACGCGGTGCTGGCGGCACTGATCTTCAACGCGCTGGTGATTCCGGCCCTGATTCCGCTGGCGCTGCGCGGTGTGCGCTTCCGCCCGGCCACGGCCACCGCGCTGCTGCGCCGGAACATGCTGGTGTACGGGCTGGGTGGCGTGCTGCTGCCGTTCGCGGCCATCAAGTTGATCGACCTCTTCCTCTTCTCGGTATTCGGCGCATGA
- the kdpA gene encoding potassium-transporting ATPase subunit KdpA, which produces MTEILLILLASIVLAFPLGLYLARVMRGGPMRGDALFAWIEKPLYRVLGVNPLRGMSWRGYVGAFLLSNLVIAVLVQTVFMTQAWLPFNPDQIPNMRWDTALHTMVSFLTNTNQQHYSGQAQLSYFSQMTAITGLQVVTPMMGLALVVATLRALFGTAPEGEPADPALPADRRIDVGNYYADVVRSCVRFMLPLCLLWAVLLTSQGVPSTLAGGPTATPIDATAGMDSQKLPLGPVAAMVAAKQLGANGGGWYGPNSSMPLENPTPLSNALELIGILLIPIAVVFMLGAFTGRKRLAGLVFGCMLAMSSVSVAATVWLEGHSATAASPLLMEGKEVRFGADGTALWAAITTQVSNGSVNGMHDSLSPLAGAVPMVNMLVSAIWGGIGCGLQQFLVYLLLGVFLAGLMTGRTPELLGRKLETPQVRLLALLVLLQPITLLAFTAITLAIPSITGTSNPAFHGVSQVFYEYVSAFANNGSGFEGLGDATPWWNLSCTLVLLLGRYPVLVIPLIVCAQLAAKRRAPESAGTLQIETPTFALTLIALIVVLTVLQFMPALVLGPVADHLSLTLR; this is translated from the coding sequence ATGACCGAGATCCTGTTGATCCTGCTGGCCAGCATCGTGCTGGCCTTTCCGCTTGGGCTGTACCTGGCCCGGGTGATGCGCGGTGGGCCGATGCGCGGCGACGCGCTGTTTGCCTGGATTGAGAAGCCGCTGTACCGCGTGCTGGGCGTGAATCCGCTGCGCGGCATGTCCTGGCGCGGCTACGTGGGCGCGTTCCTGCTGAGCAACCTGGTGATTGCCGTGCTGGTGCAGACGGTGTTCATGACCCAGGCCTGGCTGCCGTTCAACCCCGACCAGATTCCCAACATGCGCTGGGACACGGCGCTGCACACGATGGTCTCGTTCCTGACCAACACCAACCAGCAGCACTACTCCGGCCAGGCGCAGCTGTCGTACTTCTCGCAGATGACCGCGATCACCGGCCTGCAGGTCGTCACCCCGATGATGGGCCTGGCACTGGTGGTGGCCACGCTGCGGGCGCTGTTCGGTACCGCTCCGGAAGGCGAACCCGCCGACCCTGCCCTGCCGGCCGACCGCCGCATCGACGTGGGCAACTACTACGCCGACGTGGTGCGTTCGTGCGTGCGCTTCATGCTGCCGCTGTGCCTTCTGTGGGCCGTGCTGCTGACCAGCCAGGGCGTGCCCTCCACGCTGGCGGGTGGCCCCACCGCCACGCCGATCGACGCCACGGCCGGCATGGACAGCCAGAAGCTGCCGCTGGGCCCGGTCGCTGCAATGGTCGCGGCCAAGCAGCTGGGTGCCAACGGGGGCGGCTGGTACGGCCCCAACAGCAGCATGCCGCTGGAAAACCCGACCCCGCTGTCGAACGCACTGGAACTGATCGGCATCCTGCTGATCCCGATCGCGGTGGTGTTCATGCTCGGCGCCTTCACCGGGCGCAAGCGCCTGGCCGGGCTGGTGTTCGGCTGCATGCTGGCGATGTCCAGCGTCTCGGTGGCCGCCACGGTGTGGCTGGAAGGCCATTCGGCCACGGCCGCCAGCCCGCTGCTGATGGAAGGCAAGGAAGTGCGCTTCGGTGCCGACGGCACGGCCTTGTGGGCGGCGATCACCACCCAGGTCTCCAACGGCTCGGTCAACGGCATGCACGATTCGCTCAGCCCGCTGGCCGGTGCGGTGCCGATGGTGAACATGCTGGTCAGCGCGATCTGGGGCGGCATCGGCTGCGGCCTGCAGCAGTTCCTCGTGTATCTGCTGCTGGGTGTGTTCCTGGCCGGGCTGATGACCGGGCGTACCCCGGAACTGCTCGGCCGCAAGCTGGAAACCCCCCAGGTGCGCCTGCTCGCGTTGCTGGTGCTGCTGCAGCCGATCACCCTCCTGGCGTTCACCGCGATCACGCTGGCCATTCCCTCGATCACCGGCACCTCCAACCCGGCCTTCCATGGCGTCAGCCAGGTGTTCTACGAGTACGTGTCGGCCTTCGCCAACAACGGCTCGGGCTTCGAAGGACTGGGCGATGCCACGCCGTGGTGGAACCTGAGCTGCACCCTGGTGCTGCTGCTGGGCCGCTACCCGGTGCTGGTGATTCCGCTGATCGTCTGCGCCCAGCTGGCGGCCAAGCGGCGTGCGCCGGAATCGGCGGGGACGCTGCAGATTGAAACCCCGACCTTCGCGCTGACCCTGATCGCGCTGATCGTCGTCCTGACCGTATTGCAGTTCATGCCGGCGCTGGTGCTGGGGCCGGTTGCCGACCACCTGTCGCTGACGCTGCGCTGA
- a CDS encoding potassium-transporting ATPase subunit F, giving the protein MPAWLSLVCGVLVLVAAAYLLYVVLAPEKF; this is encoded by the coding sequence CTGCCTGCCTGGCTTTCGCTGGTGTGCGGGGTGCTGGTGCTCGTTGCCGCCGCCTACCTGCTGTACGTCGTGCTTGCGCCCGAAAAGTTCTGA
- the pyrE gene encoding orotate phosphoribosyltransferase has protein sequence MSDHRYRFLQLALTADALRFGQFTLKSGRLSPYFFNAGRFDSGAKMAQLAACYADAVEATGLKFDVVFGPAYKGIPLATATACEFAQRGRDLPLSFNRKEAKAHGEGGNLIGADMNGKRVLIVDDVITAGTAIREALTIIKQAGGTPAGIVVALDRQEIASEDDRRSAAQAVAEEAGIPVVAVATLGDLLDFASGNPELVGYRQPLEDYRSRYGSRPTR, from the coding sequence ATGAGCGACCACCGTTACCGTTTCCTGCAGCTGGCGCTGACCGCCGATGCGCTGCGTTTTGGCCAGTTCACCCTCAAGTCGGGCCGCCTGAGCCCCTACTTCTTCAATGCCGGCCGTTTCGATTCCGGCGCGAAGATGGCCCAGCTGGCCGCCTGCTACGCCGATGCGGTGGAAGCCACCGGCCTGAAGTTCGACGTCGTGTTCGGCCCGGCCTACAAGGGCATTCCGCTGGCCACCGCCACCGCCTGCGAGTTCGCCCAGCGCGGCCGCGACCTGCCGCTGAGCTTCAACCGCAAGGAAGCCAAGGCGCACGGCGAAGGCGGCAACCTGATCGGCGCGGACATGAACGGCAAGCGCGTGCTGATCGTGGACGACGTGATCACCGCCGGCACCGCCATCCGTGAGGCGCTGACCATCATCAAGCAGGCCGGCGGCACCCCGGCCGGCATCGTGGTGGCGCTGGACCGGCAGGAGATCGCCTCGGAAGACGACCGCCGTTCGGCCGCCCAGGCCGTGGCCGAAGAAGCCGGCATTCCGGTGGTGGCCGTGGCCACGCTGGGCGACCTGCTTGATTTTGCCTCCGGAAATCCGGAACTTGTCGGGTACCGGCAGCCGCTGGAGGACTATCGGTCCCGCTACGGCAGCCGTCCTACGCGTTGA
- a CDS encoding exodeoxyribonuclease III yields the protein MRIISFNANGIRSAATKGFLEWFRAQDADVLCIQETKAQEDQLTDPMFRPDGHHCFYRDAITKKGYSGVAIYSKREPDQVITSLGWAPFDDEGRYIEARYGKLSVVSFYIPSGSSGDLRQGFKYEVMEWLRPILAEWLASGRDYVLCGDWNIVRSALDIKNWKSNQKNSGCLPPERDWLNGQCVDAGQALDVGAGQGWTDAYRLLHPTGEDYTWWSNRGAARANNVGWRIDYQFVSPGLRERLRGCSIYRDERFSDHAPFTVDYAP from the coding sequence ATGCGCATCATCAGTTTCAACGCCAATGGCATCCGTTCCGCCGCCACCAAGGGCTTTCTCGAGTGGTTCCGTGCCCAGGACGCCGACGTGCTGTGCATCCAGGAGACCAAGGCGCAGGAAGACCAGCTGACCGACCCGATGTTCCGTCCGGACGGCCACCACTGCTTCTACCGTGACGCAATCACCAAGAAGGGCTACAGCGGCGTGGCCATCTACAGCAAGCGTGAGCCCGACCAGGTCATCACCTCGCTGGGCTGGGCCCCGTTCGACGACGAGGGCCGCTACATCGAGGCCCGCTACGGCAAACTCAGCGTGGTCTCCTTCTATATCCCCTCGGGCAGCTCGGGCGACCTGCGCCAGGGCTTCAAGTACGAAGTGATGGAATGGCTGCGCCCGATCCTGGCCGAATGGCTGGCCAGCGGCCGCGACTACGTGCTCTGCGGGGACTGGAACATCGTGCGTTCGGCGCTGGACATCAAGAACTGGAAGTCCAACCAGAAGAACTCCGGCTGCCTGCCGCCCGAGCGCGACTGGCTCAACGGCCAGTGCGTGGACGCCGGCCAGGCGCTGGATGTCGGCGCCGGCCAGGGCTGGACCGACGCCTACCGCCTGCTGCATCCCACCGGCGAGGACTACACCTGGTGGAGCAACCGTGGCGCGGCCCGGGCCAACAACGTGGGCTGGCGCATCGACTACCAGTTCGTCAGCCCCGGCCTGCGCGAGCGCCTGCGCGGCTGCTCGATCTACCGCGATGAGCGCTTCTCCGACCATGCCCCGTTCACGGTGGACTACGCCCCATGA
- a CDS encoding AmpG family muropeptide MFS transporter has translation MSEAAAPVSYKGWAGIKRAFGTPSALTMAFLGFGSGLPFLLIASQTLSTRLRDVGLDLGSIGLISLASFFYLLKFVWAPLIDRYAFPLIGFLGRRRSWLLASQVGVTGGLFALAFVRPELGVTPLVLWVLAASFAGATQDSVVDAYRIEIAPESAQAALAATYTLGYRIGLILAGAGALYLAQFEGWIVAYLAMASLMVLPIATTLFCREPAQPEVRMQRRIDFFGAFWQPIASFFTTNGVVLALVLLAFVGLYKFPDQVIGVMAGPFYLDSGFTKADIATVSKLFGVWMGIGGAFVGGIAVAAFGFRRMLLVAALGVALSNLAFLLMAHNPGQLWAFYAALSADNLFQGFAGTVLVAFMSSLTDRNFTATQYALLVSLANLPGKFMGGASGYIVEATSYSTFFILSSATVLPTLLLLVWLWPRIRDRSNP, from the coding sequence ATGAGTGAAGCGGCGGCGCCGGTGTCCTACAAGGGCTGGGCCGGCATCAAGCGCGCGTTCGGCACGCCCTCGGCGCTGACCATGGCGTTCCTGGGCTTCGGCAGCGGCCTGCCGTTCCTGCTGATCGCCTCGCAGACCCTGTCCACCCGCCTGCGTGACGTCGGGCTGGACCTGGGCAGCATCGGCCTGATCAGCCTGGCCAGCTTCTTCTACCTGCTGAAGTTCGTCTGGGCGCCGCTGATCGACCGCTACGCGTTCCCGCTGATCGGCTTCCTCGGCCGCCGCCGTTCCTGGCTGCTGGCCTCGCAGGTCGGCGTCACCGGCGGCCTGTTCGCCCTGGCGTTCGTGCGTCCCGAACTGGGCGTGACCCCGCTGGTGCTCTGGGTGCTCGCGGCCTCGTTCGCCGGCGCCACCCAGGATTCGGTGGTGGATGCCTACCGCATCGAAATCGCACCGGAAAGCGCCCAGGCCGCGCTCGCCGCTACCTACACGCTGGGCTACCGCATCGGCCTGATCCTGGCCGGCGCCGGCGCGCTGTACCTGGCCCAGTTCGAAGGCTGGATCGTGGCCTACCTGGCCATGGCCTCGCTGATGGTGCTGCCGATCGCCACCACCCTGTTCTGCCGCGAGCCGGCCCAGCCGGAAGTGCGGATGCAGCGCCGCATCGATTTCTTCGGCGCGTTCTGGCAACCCATCGCCAGCTTCTTCACCACCAATGGCGTGGTGCTGGCGCTGGTACTGCTCGCCTTCGTCGGCCTGTACAAGTTCCCGGACCAGGTGATCGGCGTGATGGCCGGCCCGTTCTACCTGGACTCCGGCTTCACCAAGGCCGACATCGCCACGGTGTCCAAGCTGTTCGGGGTCTGGATGGGCATCGGCGGCGCGTTTGTCGGTGGCATCGCGGTCGCGGCCTTCGGCTTCCGCCGCATGTTGCTGGTGGCCGCGCTCGGCGTGGCGCTGTCCAACCTGGCGTTCCTGCTGATGGCGCACAACCCCGGGCAGCTGTGGGCGTTTTACGCCGCCCTGAGCGCGGACAACCTGTTCCAGGGCTTTGCCGGCACGGTGCTGGTGGCCTTCATGTCCTCGCTGACCGACCGCAACTTCACCGCCACCCAGTACGCCCTGCTGGTCTCGCTGGCCAACCTGCCCGGCAAGTTCATGGGCGGCGCCTCCGGCTACATCGTCGAAGCCACTTCCTACAGCACCTTCTTCATCCTCAGCTCGGCCACGGTACTGCCGACGCTGCTGCTGCTGGTCTGGCTATGGCCGCGCATCCGCGACCGCAGCAACCCCTGA
- a CDS encoding anhydro-N-acetylmuramic acid kinase, with protein sequence MTAPDLSTPLYLGLMSGTSADGIDAALVQFPDHGGCRFVQGLTHAWDPALRAELVALGEGGELGSLDTLGRIDAQIGIAFAAAANRLLEQAALDPPRVAAIGSHGQTVRHRPLADPAFTCQLGDANRIAELTGITTVADFRRRDVAAGGHGAPLMPAFHLAMLGTADEDRAVLNLGGIANLTLIPREGTPRGFDTGPANALMDAWCERHRGVPFDADGAFAASGRVDEEVLAQWRSEPWFALPPPKSTGREQFHLAWAEAALDGRGLAPADVQATLLELTAATVADALLAHLPEAKRVLVCGGGVRNPQLLRRLSARLPGVVVESSAVHGLDPDYLEAMGFAWLAHRTLQGLPGNLPSVTGARGPRILGAIYPA encoded by the coding sequence ATGACCGCACCTGATCTCTCTACCCCGCTCTACCTGGGCCTGATGTCCGGCACCAGCGCCGATGGCATCGACGCCGCGCTGGTGCAGTTCCCCGACCACGGTGGCTGCCGCTTCGTGCAGGGCCTGACCCATGCCTGGGACCCGGCCCTCCGCGCCGAACTGGTGGCGCTGGGCGAAGGCGGCGAGCTGGGCTCACTGGATACGCTGGGCCGGATCGATGCGCAGATCGGAATCGCGTTCGCGGCCGCTGCCAACCGCCTGCTGGAACAGGCCGCGCTGGATCCGCCCCGGGTCGCGGCGATCGGTTCGCATGGGCAGACCGTGCGGCACCGCCCGCTGGCCGATCCGGCTTTCACCTGCCAGCTGGGCGACGCGAACCGGATTGCCGAGCTGACCGGGATTACCACGGTGGCCGACTTCCGCCGCCGCGACGTGGCCGCCGGCGGGCATGGCGCGCCGCTGATGCCAGCTTTCCACCTGGCCATGCTGGGCACCGCCGATGAAGACCGCGCGGTGTTGAACCTGGGCGGGATCGCCAACCTCACTTTGATTCCGCGCGAAGGAACCCCTCGCGGGTTCGATACCGGGCCGGCGAATGCGCTGATGGATGCGTGGTGCGAGCGGCATCGTGGGGTGCCGTTCGATGCGGACGGCGCGTTCGCGGCCAGCGGGCGGGTCGATGAGGAGGTGCTGGCGCAGTGGCGTTCCGAGCCGTGGTTCGCGCTGCCGCCGCCGAAGAGTACAGGGCGGGAGCAGTTCCACCTGGCGTGGGCCGAGGCGGCGCTGGATGGGCGTGGGCTGGCGCCGGCGGATGTACAGGCGACCTTGCTGGAATTGACGGCGGCTACCGTGGCCGATGCATTGCTGGCGCACCTGCCGGAGGCGAAACGGGTGCTGGTGTGTGGTGGCGGGGTGCGGAATCCCCAGTTGCTGCGGCGGCTCAGCGCGCGGCTGCCTGGGGTGGTGGTGGAGTCCAGTGCGGTGCATGGGTTGGACCCGGACTATCTGGAGGCGATGGGGTTTGCCTGGTTGGCGCACCGGACGTTGCAAGGGCTGCCGGGGAACTTGCCGAGTGTTACCGGGGCGCGTGGGCCGCGGATTTTGGGGGCGATTTATCCGGCTTGA
- a CDS encoding M23 family metallopeptidase: MLNTDQGRARKQRFKERLHVLHDTALHRKLRQHLPAAFNERWTRRHWMHASLFATIGALVATIVPGFSHTIDAPYSLSHSTLALPLPPLSQERMKQVPGDSWQVLRVQRGQTLSDLFDEAGIPATVMHQVLDHPGVRDSLVKLRPGTEIGFDLPLSGELRTIRYDRDGDNRVELSLKDGKITEKVSKRESSTRRVVTSGEITSSLYAAARKAGLSPSAIATMTDEIFKYDIDFSKDLQPGDRFSVVMDETWREGEKVDTSKILAATFTSGGKTYSGFRFDRNGKSEYFDVSGRPLKKSFIRMPIPFARLSSTFGARKHPVLGKMRMHKGVDYAARTGTPIMAAGDARVQFAGVQRGYGNVVILDHGRGHTTLYGHMSRFGKIKTGQRVAQGTVIGYVGSTGLATGPHLHYEFRVNGVHRNPLSVTMPPPEPLQGSELVAFRAQTAPALARIQGMEKLIYADASPTPKADKAATTTASTAKPAKGSRG, from the coding sequence ATGCTGAATACCGATCAAGGCCGAGCGCGCAAGCAGCGCTTCAAGGAACGCCTTCACGTTCTCCACGACACCGCCCTGCATCGGAAGCTTCGCCAGCACCTTCCCGCGGCCTTCAACGAGCGTTGGACCCGCCGCCACTGGATGCATGCCAGCCTGTTCGCCACCATCGGCGCGCTGGTCGCCACGATCGTGCCGGGCTTCTCGCACACCATCGACGCCCCCTACTCCCTCAGCCATTCCACGCTCGCCCTGCCGTTGCCGCCGCTGTCCCAGGAGCGCATGAAGCAGGTGCCCGGCGACAGCTGGCAGGTCCTCCGCGTGCAGCGCGGGCAGACCCTGAGCGACCTGTTCGACGAGGCCGGCATTCCGGCCACGGTGATGCACCAGGTGCTGGACCACCCGGGCGTGCGCGATTCGCTGGTGAAGCTGCGCCCCGGCACCGAGATCGGCTTCGACCTGCCGCTGTCCGGCGAGCTGCGCACCATCCGCTATGACCGCGATGGCGACAACCGCGTGGAGCTGAGCCTCAAGGACGGCAAGATCACCGAGAAGGTCAGCAAGCGCGAGAGCTCCACCCGCCGGGTGGTGACCAGCGGCGAGATCACCAGTTCGCTGTATGCGGCCGCGCGCAAGGCCGGGCTGTCGCCGTCGGCGATCGCGACCATGACCGACGAGATCTTCAAGTACGACATCGACTTCTCCAAGGACCTGCAGCCGGGCGACCGCTTCAGCGTGGTCATGGACGAAACCTGGCGCGAAGGCGAGAAGGTGGACACCAGCAAGATCCTGGCGGCGACCTTCACCTCCGGCGGCAAGACCTACAGCGGCTTCCGCTTCGACCGCAACGGCAAGAGCGAGTACTTCGACGTCAGCGGCCGCCCGCTGAAGAAGAGCTTCATCCGCATGCCGATCCCGTTCGCGCGCCTGAGCTCCACCTTCGGCGCGCGCAAGCACCCGGTGCTGGGCAAGATGCGCATGCACAAGGGCGTGGACTACGCCGCGCGCACCGGTACCCCGATCATGGCCGCCGGCGATGCCCGCGTGCAGTTCGCCGGCGTGCAGCGCGGGTACGGCAACGTGGTGATCCTGGACCACGGACGGGGCCACACCACCCTGTACGGGCACATGTCGCGCTTCGGCAAGATCAAGACCGGCCAGCGCGTGGCGCAGGGCACGGTGATCGGCTACGTCGGCTCGACCGGCCTGGCCACCGGCCCGCACCTGCACTACGAATTCCGCGTCAACGGCGTGCACCGCAACCCGCTGTCGGTGACGATGCCGCCGCCGGAGCCGCTGCAGGGCAGCGAGCTGGTCGCCTTCCGCGCGCAGACCGCGCCGGCACTGGCACGCATCCAGGGCATGGAGAAGCTGATCTATGCCGACGCCAGCCCCACGCCGAAGGCCGACAAGGCCGCCACCACCACGGCCAGCACCGCCAAGCCGGCCAAGGGCAGCCGCGGCTGA
- the tyrS gene encoding tyrosine--tRNA ligase, with translation MSSIEQALAQIGRGADEVLKIEELRQRLESGRPLRVKAGFDPTAPDLHLGHTVLLNKLRQFQDLGHQVIFLIGDFTGMIGDPSGKNATRKPLSKDDVLANARTYEEQVFKVLDREKTEVRFNSEWFGKMGAADMIRLAGQHTVARMLERDDFAKRYAAQQSIALHEFLYPLVQGYDSVALEADVELGGTDQKFNLLMGRGLQEHYGQKPQIVLTMPLLEGLDGVAKMSKSLNNYIGISEPAIDMVTKTMKIGDDLMWRWIELLSFDISQAEAVSLREQVAAGSLNPREVKLRLARELTTRFHDADAAELAIAGWNAAVTGQGDVTLLPLQEVAIPAEGLRIGALLTAAGVTPSNSEASRKLKEGAVKVDGVVVADAQQLFVPGFEGLLQVGKRNFARVLLVAA, from the coding sequence GTGTCCTCGATTGAACAAGCCCTTGCCCAGATCGGCCGTGGCGCCGACGAAGTCCTCAAGATCGAGGAGCTGCGCCAGCGGCTGGAAAGCGGCCGCCCGCTGCGGGTCAAGGCCGGTTTCGACCCCACCGCCCCGGACCTGCACCTGGGCCATACCGTGCTGCTCAACAAGCTGCGCCAGTTCCAGGACCTCGGCCACCAGGTGATCTTCCTGATCGGCGACTTCACCGGCATGATCGGCGACCCGTCCGGCAAGAACGCCACCCGCAAGCCGCTCAGCAAGGACGACGTGCTGGCCAACGCGCGCACCTACGAGGAGCAGGTGTTCAAGGTGCTGGACCGCGAAAAGACCGAAGTGCGCTTCAATTCCGAGTGGTTCGGCAAGATGGGCGCGGCCGACATGATCCGCCTGGCCGGCCAGCACACCGTGGCGCGCATGCTCGAGCGCGACGACTTCGCCAAGCGCTACGCCGCCCAGCAGTCCATCGCCCTCCATGAGTTCCTGTACCCGCTGGTCCAGGGCTACGACTCGGTGGCGCTGGAAGCGGACGTCGAACTGGGCGGCACCGACCAGAAGTTCAACCTGCTGATGGGCCGTGGCCTGCAGGAGCACTACGGCCAGAAGCCGCAGATCGTGCTGACCATGCCGCTGCTGGAAGGCCTGGACGGCGTGGCCAAGATGTCCAAGTCGCTCAACAACTACATCGGCATCAGCGAGCCGGCCATCGACATGGTCACCAAGACCATGAAGATCGGCGACGACCTGATGTGGCGCTGGATCGAGCTGCTGTCCTTCGACATCAGCCAGGCCGAAGCCGTCAGCCTGCGTGAGCAGGTCGCCGCCGGCAGCCTGAACCCGCGCGAGGTCAAGCTGCGCCTGGCGCGTGAACTGACCACCCGCTTCCATGACGCCGACGCCGCCGAACTGGCCATTGCCGGCTGGAACGCCGCCGTGACCGGGCAGGGCGACGTGACCCTGCTGCCGCTGCAGGAAGTGGCGATTCCGGCCGAGGGCCTGCGTATTGGTGCGTTGCTCACCGCTGCCGGCGTCACCCCGAGCAATTCCGAGGCGTCGCGCAAGCTCAAGGAAGGCGCGGTGAAAGTGGATGGCGTAGTAGTAGCCGACGCCCAGCAGCTGTTCGTGCCTGGCTTCGAAGGGCTGCTGCAGGTCGGCAAGCGCAACTTCGCCCGCGTGTTGCTGGTGGCCGCCTAA